The following are from one region of the Syntrophomonadaceae bacterium genome:
- a CDS encoding type II toxin-antitoxin system Phd/YefM family antitoxin codes for MEISSTEAQNNFGRYLKLAQFEDIIITKNGKKAVIIKPYEEPGSSFSTIAEKAEKYDWKSEKISYEDFQKLSEESENRYEYIDGEVYLLSSPSYDHQTVIMEISYVLYNWFKGKKCRPLTAPFDVTLTKDNNINVVQPDIIVICDTWSINEKRKYTGIPTLVIEVLSETTQKKDMLKKLNLYLSSGIKEYWIVNPLRKEVYTYLFEEQDIKEYRVYKGVETAQSMAFEGLEIPLEQIFS; via the coding sequence ATGGAAATATCGTCCACAGAAGCGCAAAACAATTTCGGCCGGTATTTGAAACTGGCGCAGTTTGAAGACATTATCATCACTAAAAACGGTAAAAAAGCAGTAATCATTAAACCATATGAAGAGCCTGGGAGCAGCTTTTCAACTATAGCCGAAAAAGCAGAAAAATATGATTGGAAAAGTGAAAAAATATCTTATGAGGATTTTCAAAAGCTTTCGGAGGAAAGTGAAAACCGCTACGAGTATATTGACGGGGAAGTGTACTTGCTTTCCTCCCCTTCTTATGACCATCAGACTGTCATTATGGAAATATCCTATGTATTGTACAACTGGTTTAAAGGGAAAAAATGCAGGCCGCTGACTGCGCCCTTTGACGTTACACTGACCAAAGACAACAACATCAATGTTGTACAACCGGACATTATTGTGATTTGCGATACCTGGAGCATTAATGAAAAACGCAAATATACAGGCATACCTACCCTGGTGATTGAAGTTTTATCCGAAACGACGCAAAAAAAAGATATGCTGAAAAAACTAAATTTATATCTTAGCAGCGGCATCAAGGAATACTGGATTGTTAACCCTTTGCGAAAAGAAGTCTATACTTATTTATTTGAAGAACAGGATATTAAAGAGTACCGCGTGTATAAGGGGGTTGAGACAGCGCAGTCCATGGCCTTTGAGGGTTTAGAAATTCCCCTGGAGCAAATATTTTCTTGA